CATGTGGCCCCCCATGCGCACGCGCTCCAGGCGGGAGGGGGTCGACTTGTTCACCGAACGGCGCAGCACGCTCTTGCAGCGGGCGAGCAGCTCGCGCGGCTCGTAGGGCTTGGCGACGTAGTCGTCGGCGCCGCTCTCCAGCCCCAGCACCTTGTCTACCGGGTCGGCCGACGCGGTCAGCATGATGATGCCGACGCGGGTGCTGGTCTCGCGCAGCCAGCGGGCCAGGGCGAAGCCGTCCTCCGGCCCGGGGAGCTGGACGTCCAGCAGGACGAGGTCCGGCATGGCTCGCGAGATCTGGCGGCGCATCTGGGCGCCGTTCTCGACGGCTGTGACCTTGAGGTCGTGTTGAGTGAGATAGGCCTCCGAGGCCTTGCGCTGGAACGCGTCGTCCTCGACCAGCAAAATCGACGGTTGCTGCATGATTTTACCAAAATGAATGAACTCTAATGCCATCAAAATAACACTATTTCTCAAGGAATTATATTGTTTTCTTAATATGTTTGATACGATTGGCGATCCTTGAGGAGCAGAGCCATGTCGATCGTCACCGCTGCCCCGCCTGTTGCCGGGGCGGACGCGTCGCCGGACGCGTCGCCGGGCGAGGCGCAGGCGGCGGCTCGGCAGGATCTGTTCGTCCGCGCGGAACTGGTGCGGCGGCTGTTCGAGGGCT
The nucleotide sequence above comes from Reyranella humidisoli. Encoded proteins:
- a CDS encoding response regulator, giving the protein MQQPSILLVEDDAFQRKASEAYLTQHDLKVTAVENGAQMRRQISRAMPDLVLLDVQLPGPEDGFALARWLRETSTRVGIIMLTASADPVDKVLGLESGADDYVAKPYEPRELLARCKSVLRRSVNKSTPSRLERVRMGGHMLDLSKRQLVDAENGDVPLTSGEFDILKTFAENPNRPLSRDWLLETTSHRARDPFDRAIDLRITRIRRKIEPAPDKPTVIRTVRGVGYMFVPPAE